The following coding sequences lie in one Populus nigra chromosome 15, ddPopNigr1.1, whole genome shotgun sequence genomic window:
- the LOC133674593 gene encoding carbon catabolite repressor protein 4 homolog 6 isoform X6, with the protein MKRSAPPVQFLAAAFAVDSASMYSRRPPQYRGSNNRNQWGRTFSNGPYTEDSNLGFLQGEANHNFTPRPSPPPPPRYYQNQQFRQPPPPQPSDQNRIFWYSPPFNQNHNRQFFNQNHRLQRPAKPLDYRNWEYAKTAPPRDSERFIVLSYNILADYLAINHRSKLYYHIPRHMLDWEWRKRSIIFELGLWSADIMCFQEVDRFGDLEEVLKVRGYSGIWKMRTGNAIDGCAIFWRTSSSTISNKVLICNIHVLYNPKRGDIKLGQVRMLLDRAHAVSKTWNDAPVILCGDFNCTPKSPLYNFISEQKLDFSGIDRGKVSGQASAEICNSRPYNFGRNPNASPGPANYCRTQSSDNSVQAPLMVDSKQSDTLPNTQKQNNQHERLGDVASVKDYSQPKHTRTVLNALDVSVGSELCVEERELYKAVEQGSTIFHGEGKLPVDQMSDEMNKSIPPLTSHPEDAYSDKREQREGGNSTSLLNQVSSCEHSSHTNTENIREKSDDHEVSTSAHPSSQPIVDDEKTDLSPSYQVNISDASVSYVDDKLLEDVSLQDLNDLFPESRTIGEDQSTFLSALHGVEGSLSHDPNYSPKGLASDLNDSQLDSPDDKVLDDFPLGLDSEGAGVGKTADDPSLWTPMEIVTATGNVDCMFVEHPLKLKSTYTQVEDCYGTRDSNGEPLVTSYNRCFFGTVDYIWYSEGLQTVKVLAPMAKHAMQWTAGFPTKKWGSDHIALASEFAFTKDASNNNIEVQ; encoded by the exons ATGAAGCGCTCTGCTCCTCCTGTCCAATTCCTCGCCGCCGCTTTCGCCGTTGATTCCGCCTCCATGTATTCTCGCCGCCCTCCG CAGTACCGTGGCAGTAATAACAGAAATCAGTGGGGAAGAACCTTTTCGAACGGTCCGTATACAGAAGACTCCAATTTAGGGTTCCTCCAAGGAGAAGCAAACCACAACTTCACTCCACGACCTTCGCCACCGCCTCCTCCGCGTTATtatcaaaatcaacaatttcgccaaccaccaccaccacaaccgTCCGATCAAAACCGGATATTCTGGTATTCTCCACCGTTCAATCAAAATCACAATCGACAGTTCTTCAACCAGAATCACAGGCTGCAGAGGCCTGCTAAGCCGTTGGATTATAGGAATTGGGAGTATGCCAAAACGGCGCCTCCTCGTGACTCTGAAAGATTTATAGTTCTTTCTTATAATATATTAGCTGATTATCTAGCAATCAATCACAGAAGCAAACTTTATTATCATATACCACGGCATATGTTAGATTGGGAATGGCGAAAGAGGAGTATAATTTTCGAGCTTGGTTTATGGTCTGCTGATATAATGTGTTTTCAG GAGGTTGATAGGTTTGGGGACTTGGAAGAGGTGTTGAAGGTCCGGGGATACAGTGGAATTTGGAAG ATGCGGACTGGCAATGCAATTGATGGTTGTGCAATCTTTTGGAGAACATCGAG CTCAACCATTTCTAATAAAGTTCTCATATGTAACATTCATGTGCTTTACAATCCCAAAAGAGGAGATATTAAGCTCGGTCAG GTCAGGATGCTTCTAGATAGGGCTCATGCTGTTTCAAAAACCTGGAATGATGCCCCGGTTATTCTTTGTGGCGATTTTAATTGTACTCCAAAG AGCCCGTTGTACAACTTCATTTCAGAACAGAAG TTGGATTTCTCAGGAATTGATAGGGGTAAAGTATCAGGACAAGCTTCTGCTGAAATATGCAATTCTAGGCCATATAATTTTGGTCGTAATCCTAATGCTAGTCCTGG GCCTGCAAACTATTGCAGGACTCAGTCCTCTGATAATTCGGTTCAAGCTCCATTAATGGTAGATAGCAAGCAGAGTGATACACTCCCAAACACGCAGAAGCAGAATAACCAACATGAGAGGCTGGGAGATGTTGCTTCTGTTAAGGACTACTCTCAGCCCAAACATACAAGGACTGTGCTGAATGCTTTGGATGTGAGTGTAGGTAGTGAACTGTGTGTTGAAGAGAGAGAACTGTACAAAGCAGTCGAGCAAGGCTCAACAATATTTCATGGTGAGGGCAAGTTACCTGTTGATCAAATGAGTGATGAGATGAACAAATCAATTCCTCCACTGACCTCCCATCCTGAAGATGCCTATTCTGACAAGAGGGAACAACGAGAAGGAGGAAATTCTACTTCTCTTCTTAATCAAGTATCATCATGTGAGCATTCATCACATACAAATACAGAAAATATAAGGGAAAAGTCTGATGATCATGAAGTCTCTACTTCAGCACATCCTTCATCTCAGCCAATTGTTGATGACGAGAAAACTGACCTTTCACCCTCCTATCAAGTCAACATCTCAGATGCTTCGGTTAGTTATGTAGATGATAAGCTACTGGAGGATGTTTCTCTTCAGGATCTAAATGACTTGTTTCCAGAAAGTAGAACAATAGGGGAAGACCAAAGTACTTTTTTATCTGCGCTACATGGAGTGGAGGGCTCATTGTCACACGACCCTAATTATTCCCCAAAAGGACTTGCATCTGATCTAAATGACTCTCAGTTGGATTCACCTGATGACAAAGTTCTGGATGATTTTCCTCTGGGACTTGATTCTGAGGGTGCTGGTGTGGGGAAAACTGCAGACGATCCATCATTATGGACCCCCATGGAAATAGTGACTGCTACAGGCAATGTAGACTGCATGTTTGTGGAACATCCGCTAAAGCTCAAAAGCACATATACACAAGTTGAG GACTGTTATGGGACAAGAGACTCAAATGGAGAACCCTTGGTGACCAGCTACAACAGGTGTTTCTTCGGCACAGTTGATTATATATG GTATTCGGAAGGTCTCCAGACTGTCAAGGTGCTTGCTCCAATGGCAAAACATGCTATGCAATGGACAGCAGGATTCCCGACAAAG AAATGGGGTAGTGATCACATTGCATTGGCTTCTGAATTTGCATTTACAAAAGATGCGAGCAACAATAACATAGAAGTTCAATAG
- the LOC133674593 gene encoding carbon catabolite repressor protein 4 homolog 6 isoform X2: MKRSAPPVQFLAAAFAVDSASMYSRRPPYRGSNNRNQWGRTFSNGPYTEDSNLGFLQGEANHNFTPRPSPPPPPRYYQNQQFRQPPPPQPSDQNRIFWYSPPFNQNHNRQFFNQNHRLQRPAKPLDYRNWEYAKTAPPRDSERFIVLSYNILADYLAINHRSKLYYHIPRHMLDWEWRKRSIIFELGLWSADIMCFQEVDRFGDLEEVLKVRGYSGIWKMRTGNAIDGCAIFWRTSRFRLVHEESIEFNKHGLRDNVAQICVLEQLIRQDNTADTSTLPTSSTISNKVLICNIHVLYNPKRGDIKLGQVRMLLDRAHAVSKTWNDAPVILCGDFNCTPKSPLYNFISEQKLDFSGIDRGKVSGQASAEICNSRPYNFGRNPNASPGPANYCRTQSSDNSVQAPLMVDSKQSDTLPNTQKQNNQHERLGDVASVKDYSQPKHTRTVLNALDVSVGSELCVEERELYKAVEQGSTIFHGEGKLPVDQMSDEMNKSIPPLTSHPEDAYSDKREQREGGNSTSLLNQVSSCEHSSHTNTENIREKSDDHEVSTSAHPSSQPIVDDEKTDLSPSYQVNISDASVSYVDDKLLEDVSLQDLNDLFPESRTIGEDQSTFLSALHGVEGSLSHDPNYSPKGLASDLNDSQLDSPDDKVLDDFPLGLDSEGAGVGKTADDPSLWTPMEIVTATGNVDCMFVEHPLKLKSTYTQVEDCYGTRDSNGEPLVTSYNRCFFGTVDYIWYSEGLQTVKVLAPMAKHAMQWTAGFPTKKWGSDHIALASEFAFTKDASNNNIEVQ; encoded by the exons ATGAAGCGCTCTGCTCCTCCTGTCCAATTCCTCGCCGCCGCTTTCGCCGTTGATTCCGCCTCCATGTATTCTCGCCGCCCTCCG TACCGTGGCAGTAATAACAGAAATCAGTGGGGAAGAACCTTTTCGAACGGTCCGTATACAGAAGACTCCAATTTAGGGTTCCTCCAAGGAGAAGCAAACCACAACTTCACTCCACGACCTTCGCCACCGCCTCCTCCGCGTTATtatcaaaatcaacaatttcgccaaccaccaccaccacaaccgTCCGATCAAAACCGGATATTCTGGTATTCTCCACCGTTCAATCAAAATCACAATCGACAGTTCTTCAACCAGAATCACAGGCTGCAGAGGCCTGCTAAGCCGTTGGATTATAGGAATTGGGAGTATGCCAAAACGGCGCCTCCTCGTGACTCTGAAAGATTTATAGTTCTTTCTTATAATATATTAGCTGATTATCTAGCAATCAATCACAGAAGCAAACTTTATTATCATATACCACGGCATATGTTAGATTGGGAATGGCGAAAGAGGAGTATAATTTTCGAGCTTGGTTTATGGTCTGCTGATATAATGTGTTTTCAG GAGGTTGATAGGTTTGGGGACTTGGAAGAGGTGTTGAAGGTCCGGGGATACAGTGGAATTTGGAAG ATGCGGACTGGCAATGCAATTGATGGTTGTGCAATCTTTTGGAGAACATCGAG GTTCAGATTGGTCCATGAAGAatcaattgagtttaataaacaTGGACTTCGGGATAATGTTGCTCAGATATGTGTGCTAGAG caGTTAATAAGACAAGACAACACTGCAGACACATCAACTCTACCTACAAG CTCAACCATTTCTAATAAAGTTCTCATATGTAACATTCATGTGCTTTACAATCCCAAAAGAGGAGATATTAAGCTCGGTCAG GTCAGGATGCTTCTAGATAGGGCTCATGCTGTTTCAAAAACCTGGAATGATGCCCCGGTTATTCTTTGTGGCGATTTTAATTGTACTCCAAAG AGCCCGTTGTACAACTTCATTTCAGAACAGAAG TTGGATTTCTCAGGAATTGATAGGGGTAAAGTATCAGGACAAGCTTCTGCTGAAATATGCAATTCTAGGCCATATAATTTTGGTCGTAATCCTAATGCTAGTCCTGG GCCTGCAAACTATTGCAGGACTCAGTCCTCTGATAATTCGGTTCAAGCTCCATTAATGGTAGATAGCAAGCAGAGTGATACACTCCCAAACACGCAGAAGCAGAATAACCAACATGAGAGGCTGGGAGATGTTGCTTCTGTTAAGGACTACTCTCAGCCCAAACATACAAGGACTGTGCTGAATGCTTTGGATGTGAGTGTAGGTAGTGAACTGTGTGTTGAAGAGAGAGAACTGTACAAAGCAGTCGAGCAAGGCTCAACAATATTTCATGGTGAGGGCAAGTTACCTGTTGATCAAATGAGTGATGAGATGAACAAATCAATTCCTCCACTGACCTCCCATCCTGAAGATGCCTATTCTGACAAGAGGGAACAACGAGAAGGAGGAAATTCTACTTCTCTTCTTAATCAAGTATCATCATGTGAGCATTCATCACATACAAATACAGAAAATATAAGGGAAAAGTCTGATGATCATGAAGTCTCTACTTCAGCACATCCTTCATCTCAGCCAATTGTTGATGACGAGAAAACTGACCTTTCACCCTCCTATCAAGTCAACATCTCAGATGCTTCGGTTAGTTATGTAGATGATAAGCTACTGGAGGATGTTTCTCTTCAGGATCTAAATGACTTGTTTCCAGAAAGTAGAACAATAGGGGAAGACCAAAGTACTTTTTTATCTGCGCTACATGGAGTGGAGGGCTCATTGTCACACGACCCTAATTATTCCCCAAAAGGACTTGCATCTGATCTAAATGACTCTCAGTTGGATTCACCTGATGACAAAGTTCTGGATGATTTTCCTCTGGGACTTGATTCTGAGGGTGCTGGTGTGGGGAAAACTGCAGACGATCCATCATTATGGACCCCCATGGAAATAGTGACTGCTACAGGCAATGTAGACTGCATGTTTGTGGAACATCCGCTAAAGCTCAAAAGCACATATACACAAGTTGAG GACTGTTATGGGACAAGAGACTCAAATGGAGAACCCTTGGTGACCAGCTACAACAGGTGTTTCTTCGGCACAGTTGATTATATATG GTATTCGGAAGGTCTCCAGACTGTCAAGGTGCTTGCTCCAATGGCAAAACATGCTATGCAATGGACAGCAGGATTCCCGACAAAG AAATGGGGTAGTGATCACATTGCATTGGCTTCTGAATTTGCATTTACAAAAGATGCGAGCAACAATAACATAGAAGTTCAATAG
- the LOC133674593 gene encoding carbon catabolite repressor protein 4 homolog 6 isoform X3, translated as MKRSAPPVQFLAAAFAVDSASMYSRRPPQYRGSNNRNQWGRTFSNGPYTEDSNLGFLQGEANHNFTPRPSPPPPPRYYQNQQFRQPPPPQPSDQNRIFWYSPPFNQNHNRQFFNQNHRLQRPAKPLDYRNWEYAKTAPPRDSERFIVLSYNILADYLAINHRSKLYYHIPRHMLDWEWRKRSIIFELGLWSADIMCFQEVDRFGDLEEVLKVRGYSGIWKMRTGNAIDGCAIFWRTSRFRLVHEESIEFNKHGLRDNVAQICVLELIRQDNTADTSTLPTSSTISNKVLICNIHVLYNPKRGDIKLGQVRMLLDRAHAVSKTWNDAPVILCGDFNCTPKSPLYNFISEQKLDFSGIDRGKVSGQASAEICNSRPYNFGRNPNASPGPANYCRTQSSDNSVQAPLMVDSKQSDTLPNTQKQNNQHERLGDVASVKDYSQPKHTRTVLNALDVSVGSELCVEERELYKAVEQGSTIFHGEGKLPVDQMSDEMNKSIPPLTSHPEDAYSDKREQREGGNSTSLLNQVSSCEHSSHTNTENIREKSDDHEVSTSAHPSSQPIVDDEKTDLSPSYQVNISDASVSYVDDKLLEDVSLQDLNDLFPESRTIGEDQSTFLSALHGVEGSLSHDPNYSPKGLASDLNDSQLDSPDDKVLDDFPLGLDSEGAGVGKTADDPSLWTPMEIVTATGNVDCMFVEHPLKLKSTYTQVEDCYGTRDSNGEPLVTSYNRCFFGTVDYIWYSEGLQTVKVLAPMAKHAMQWTAGFPTKKWGSDHIALASEFAFTKDASNNNIEVQ; from the exons ATGAAGCGCTCTGCTCCTCCTGTCCAATTCCTCGCCGCCGCTTTCGCCGTTGATTCCGCCTCCATGTATTCTCGCCGCCCTCCG CAGTACCGTGGCAGTAATAACAGAAATCAGTGGGGAAGAACCTTTTCGAACGGTCCGTATACAGAAGACTCCAATTTAGGGTTCCTCCAAGGAGAAGCAAACCACAACTTCACTCCACGACCTTCGCCACCGCCTCCTCCGCGTTATtatcaaaatcaacaatttcgccaaccaccaccaccacaaccgTCCGATCAAAACCGGATATTCTGGTATTCTCCACCGTTCAATCAAAATCACAATCGACAGTTCTTCAACCAGAATCACAGGCTGCAGAGGCCTGCTAAGCCGTTGGATTATAGGAATTGGGAGTATGCCAAAACGGCGCCTCCTCGTGACTCTGAAAGATTTATAGTTCTTTCTTATAATATATTAGCTGATTATCTAGCAATCAATCACAGAAGCAAACTTTATTATCATATACCACGGCATATGTTAGATTGGGAATGGCGAAAGAGGAGTATAATTTTCGAGCTTGGTTTATGGTCTGCTGATATAATGTGTTTTCAG GAGGTTGATAGGTTTGGGGACTTGGAAGAGGTGTTGAAGGTCCGGGGATACAGTGGAATTTGGAAG ATGCGGACTGGCAATGCAATTGATGGTTGTGCAATCTTTTGGAGAACATCGAG GTTCAGATTGGTCCATGAAGAatcaattgagtttaataaacaTGGACTTCGGGATAATGTTGCTCAGATATGTGTGCTAGAG TTAATAAGACAAGACAACACTGCAGACACATCAACTCTACCTACAAG CTCAACCATTTCTAATAAAGTTCTCATATGTAACATTCATGTGCTTTACAATCCCAAAAGAGGAGATATTAAGCTCGGTCAG GTCAGGATGCTTCTAGATAGGGCTCATGCTGTTTCAAAAACCTGGAATGATGCCCCGGTTATTCTTTGTGGCGATTTTAATTGTACTCCAAAG AGCCCGTTGTACAACTTCATTTCAGAACAGAAG TTGGATTTCTCAGGAATTGATAGGGGTAAAGTATCAGGACAAGCTTCTGCTGAAATATGCAATTCTAGGCCATATAATTTTGGTCGTAATCCTAATGCTAGTCCTGG GCCTGCAAACTATTGCAGGACTCAGTCCTCTGATAATTCGGTTCAAGCTCCATTAATGGTAGATAGCAAGCAGAGTGATACACTCCCAAACACGCAGAAGCAGAATAACCAACATGAGAGGCTGGGAGATGTTGCTTCTGTTAAGGACTACTCTCAGCCCAAACATACAAGGACTGTGCTGAATGCTTTGGATGTGAGTGTAGGTAGTGAACTGTGTGTTGAAGAGAGAGAACTGTACAAAGCAGTCGAGCAAGGCTCAACAATATTTCATGGTGAGGGCAAGTTACCTGTTGATCAAATGAGTGATGAGATGAACAAATCAATTCCTCCACTGACCTCCCATCCTGAAGATGCCTATTCTGACAAGAGGGAACAACGAGAAGGAGGAAATTCTACTTCTCTTCTTAATCAAGTATCATCATGTGAGCATTCATCACATACAAATACAGAAAATATAAGGGAAAAGTCTGATGATCATGAAGTCTCTACTTCAGCACATCCTTCATCTCAGCCAATTGTTGATGACGAGAAAACTGACCTTTCACCCTCCTATCAAGTCAACATCTCAGATGCTTCGGTTAGTTATGTAGATGATAAGCTACTGGAGGATGTTTCTCTTCAGGATCTAAATGACTTGTTTCCAGAAAGTAGAACAATAGGGGAAGACCAAAGTACTTTTTTATCTGCGCTACATGGAGTGGAGGGCTCATTGTCACACGACCCTAATTATTCCCCAAAAGGACTTGCATCTGATCTAAATGACTCTCAGTTGGATTCACCTGATGACAAAGTTCTGGATGATTTTCCTCTGGGACTTGATTCTGAGGGTGCTGGTGTGGGGAAAACTGCAGACGATCCATCATTATGGACCCCCATGGAAATAGTGACTGCTACAGGCAATGTAGACTGCATGTTTGTGGAACATCCGCTAAAGCTCAAAAGCACATATACACAAGTTGAG GACTGTTATGGGACAAGAGACTCAAATGGAGAACCCTTGGTGACCAGCTACAACAGGTGTTTCTTCGGCACAGTTGATTATATATG GTATTCGGAAGGTCTCCAGACTGTCAAGGTGCTTGCTCCAATGGCAAAACATGCTATGCAATGGACAGCAGGATTCCCGACAAAG AAATGGGGTAGTGATCACATTGCATTGGCTTCTGAATTTGCATTTACAAAAGATGCGAGCAACAATAACATAGAAGTTCAATAG
- the LOC133674593 gene encoding carbon catabolite repressor protein 4 homolog 6 isoform X4, translating into MKRSAPPVQFLAAAFAVDSASMYSRRPPQYRGSNNRNQWGRTFSNGPYTEDSNLGFLQGEANHNFTPRPSPPPPPRYYQNQQFRQPPPPQPSDQNRIFWYSPPFNQNHNRQFFNQNHRLQRPAKPLDYRNWEYAKTAPPRDSERFIVLSYNILADYLAINHRSKLYYHIPRHMLDWEWRKRSIIFELGLWSADIMCFQEVDRFGDLEEVLKVRGYSGIWKMRTGNAIDGCAIFWRTSRFRLVHEESIEFNKHGLRDNVAQICVLEQLIRQDNTADTSTLPTSSTISNKVLICNIHVLYNPKRGDIKLGQVRMLLDRAHAVSKTWNDAPVILCGDFNCTPKSPLYNFISEQKLDFSGIDRGKVSGQASAEICNSRPYNFGRNPNASPGTQSSDNSVQAPLMVDSKQSDTLPNTQKQNNQHERLGDVASVKDYSQPKHTRTVLNALDVSVGSELCVEERELYKAVEQGSTIFHGEGKLPVDQMSDEMNKSIPPLTSHPEDAYSDKREQREGGNSTSLLNQVSSCEHSSHTNTENIREKSDDHEVSTSAHPSSQPIVDDEKTDLSPSYQVNISDASVSYVDDKLLEDVSLQDLNDLFPESRTIGEDQSTFLSALHGVEGSLSHDPNYSPKGLASDLNDSQLDSPDDKVLDDFPLGLDSEGAGVGKTADDPSLWTPMEIVTATGNVDCMFVEHPLKLKSTYTQVEDCYGTRDSNGEPLVTSYNRCFFGTVDYIWYSEGLQTVKVLAPMAKHAMQWTAGFPTKKWGSDHIALASEFAFTKDASNNNIEVQ; encoded by the exons ATGAAGCGCTCTGCTCCTCCTGTCCAATTCCTCGCCGCCGCTTTCGCCGTTGATTCCGCCTCCATGTATTCTCGCCGCCCTCCG CAGTACCGTGGCAGTAATAACAGAAATCAGTGGGGAAGAACCTTTTCGAACGGTCCGTATACAGAAGACTCCAATTTAGGGTTCCTCCAAGGAGAAGCAAACCACAACTTCACTCCACGACCTTCGCCACCGCCTCCTCCGCGTTATtatcaaaatcaacaatttcgccaaccaccaccaccacaaccgTCCGATCAAAACCGGATATTCTGGTATTCTCCACCGTTCAATCAAAATCACAATCGACAGTTCTTCAACCAGAATCACAGGCTGCAGAGGCCTGCTAAGCCGTTGGATTATAGGAATTGGGAGTATGCCAAAACGGCGCCTCCTCGTGACTCTGAAAGATTTATAGTTCTTTCTTATAATATATTAGCTGATTATCTAGCAATCAATCACAGAAGCAAACTTTATTATCATATACCACGGCATATGTTAGATTGGGAATGGCGAAAGAGGAGTATAATTTTCGAGCTTGGTTTATGGTCTGCTGATATAATGTGTTTTCAG GAGGTTGATAGGTTTGGGGACTTGGAAGAGGTGTTGAAGGTCCGGGGATACAGTGGAATTTGGAAG ATGCGGACTGGCAATGCAATTGATGGTTGTGCAATCTTTTGGAGAACATCGAG GTTCAGATTGGTCCATGAAGAatcaattgagtttaataaacaTGGACTTCGGGATAATGTTGCTCAGATATGTGTGCTAGAG caGTTAATAAGACAAGACAACACTGCAGACACATCAACTCTACCTACAAG CTCAACCATTTCTAATAAAGTTCTCATATGTAACATTCATGTGCTTTACAATCCCAAAAGAGGAGATATTAAGCTCGGTCAG GTCAGGATGCTTCTAGATAGGGCTCATGCTGTTTCAAAAACCTGGAATGATGCCCCGGTTATTCTTTGTGGCGATTTTAATTGTACTCCAAAG AGCCCGTTGTACAACTTCATTTCAGAACAGAAG TTGGATTTCTCAGGAATTGATAGGGGTAAAGTATCAGGACAAGCTTCTGCTGAAATATGCAATTCTAGGCCATATAATTTTGGTCGTAATCCTAATGCTAGTCCTGG GACTCAGTCCTCTGATAATTCGGTTCAAGCTCCATTAATGGTAGATAGCAAGCAGAGTGATACACTCCCAAACACGCAGAAGCAGAATAACCAACATGAGAGGCTGGGAGATGTTGCTTCTGTTAAGGACTACTCTCAGCCCAAACATACAAGGACTGTGCTGAATGCTTTGGATGTGAGTGTAGGTAGTGAACTGTGTGTTGAAGAGAGAGAACTGTACAAAGCAGTCGAGCAAGGCTCAACAATATTTCATGGTGAGGGCAAGTTACCTGTTGATCAAATGAGTGATGAGATGAACAAATCAATTCCTCCACTGACCTCCCATCCTGAAGATGCCTATTCTGACAAGAGGGAACAACGAGAAGGAGGAAATTCTACTTCTCTTCTTAATCAAGTATCATCATGTGAGCATTCATCACATACAAATACAGAAAATATAAGGGAAAAGTCTGATGATCATGAAGTCTCTACTTCAGCACATCCTTCATCTCAGCCAATTGTTGATGACGAGAAAACTGACCTTTCACCCTCCTATCAAGTCAACATCTCAGATGCTTCGGTTAGTTATGTAGATGATAAGCTACTGGAGGATGTTTCTCTTCAGGATCTAAATGACTTGTTTCCAGAAAGTAGAACAATAGGGGAAGACCAAAGTACTTTTTTATCTGCGCTACATGGAGTGGAGGGCTCATTGTCACACGACCCTAATTATTCCCCAAAAGGACTTGCATCTGATCTAAATGACTCTCAGTTGGATTCACCTGATGACAAAGTTCTGGATGATTTTCCTCTGGGACTTGATTCTGAGGGTGCTGGTGTGGGGAAAACTGCAGACGATCCATCATTATGGACCCCCATGGAAATAGTGACTGCTACAGGCAATGTAGACTGCATGTTTGTGGAACATCCGCTAAAGCTCAAAAGCACATATACACAAGTTGAG GACTGTTATGGGACAAGAGACTCAAATGGAGAACCCTTGGTGACCAGCTACAACAGGTGTTTCTTCGGCACAGTTGATTATATATG GTATTCGGAAGGTCTCCAGACTGTCAAGGTGCTTGCTCCAATGGCAAAACATGCTATGCAATGGACAGCAGGATTCCCGACAAAG AAATGGGGTAGTGATCACATTGCATTGGCTTCTGAATTTGCATTTACAAAAGATGCGAGCAACAATAACATAGAAGTTCAATAG